In Humulus lupulus chromosome 7, drHumLupu1.1, whole genome shotgun sequence, the following are encoded in one genomic region:
- the LOC133790427 gene encoding calcium-dependent protein kinase 8-like codes for MGNCCATPGTPSQNNRKHKKKSNPFTGDYTVTNGDGGGNNTWVLKEPTGRDITAHYDLGRELGRGEFGVTYLCTELSCGDKFACKSISKKKLKTAVDIDDVRREVEIMKHLRNHPNIVTLKDSYEDDNAVHIVMELCEGGELFDRIVARGHYTERAAAAVMRTIVEVVQNCHKHGVMHRDLKPENFLFANKKETSPLKAIDFGLSMFFKPGERFNEIVGSPYYMAPEVLKRNYGPEVDVWSAGVILYILLCGVPPFWAETEQGVAQAIIRSVIDFKRDPWPRVSDNAKDLVKKMLDPDPKLRLTAQEVLEHPWIQNAKKAPNVPLGETVRARLKQFSVMNKLKKRALGVIAEHLSVEEVAGIKEAFEMMDNGNKGKVVLEELRIGLQKLGQQIPEPDLQILMEAADVDGDGALNYGEFVAVSVHLRRMANDEHLHKAFSFFDQNGSGYIEIEELRNALNDEVDANSEEVISAIMHDVDTDKDGRISYEEFAAMMKAGTDWRKASRQYSRERFNSLSLKLMREGSLQLTNEGK; via the exons ATGGGGAATTGTTGTGCAACGCCTGGTACACCTTCCCAAAACAACCGGAAGCATAAGAAGAAATCCAATCCATTTACTGGTGATTATACCGTGACTAATGGTGATGGAGGTGGGAACAACACCTGGGTCTTGAAAGAACCAACAGGTCGAGACATTACAGCCCATTATGATCTGGGTCGAGAGCTTGGCCGTGGCGAATTCGGGGTTACTTATTTGTGCACAGAGCTTTCTTGTGGTGACAAATTTGCCTGCAAATCAATATCAAAGAAGAAGCTGAAGACTGCTGTGGATATTGACGATGTGCGGCGAGAGGTTGAGATTATGAAGCATTTAAGGAACCACCCGAATATTGTGACGTTGAAAGACAGTTATGAGGATGATAATGCAGTTCATATTGTGATGGAATTGTGTGAAGGAGGGGAGTTATTTGATCGAATTGTTGCGAGAGGGCATTACACAGAACGAGCTGCTGCAGCCGTTATGCGGACCATTGTTGAAGTTGTTCAG AATTGTCATAAACATGGAGTGATGCATCGTGATCTCAAACCAGAGAACTTTCTGTTTGCAAATAAGAAAGAAACATCCCCCTTAAAGGCAATTGATTTCGGTTTGTCAATGTTCTTTAAACCGG GTGAACGATTTAATGAGATAGTGGGAAGTCCTTATTACATGGCTCCTGAGGTACTGAAACGGAATTATGGCCCCGAAGTGGACGTCTGGAGTGCTGGAGTTATTCTGTATATTTTACTCTGTGGTGTTCCACCATTTTGGGCAG AAACTGAACAAGGGGTAGCACAGGCAATTATTCGCTCGGTGATCGATTTTAAGAGGGACCCGTGGCCAAGAGTTTCTGATAATGCAAAGGACCTTGTTAAGAAAATGCTTGATCCTGATCCAAAGCTGCGACTTACCGCTCAGGAAGTACTTG AGCATCCATGGATACAAAATGCCAAGAAAGCTCCAAATGTTCCATTGGGCGAGACTGTGAGAGCAAGGCTAAAACAATTTTCTGTCATGAACAAACTCAAAAAAAGAGCTTTAGGG GTTATAGCTGAACATTTGTCTGTCGAAGAGGTGGCTGGAATAAAGGAGGCATTTGAAATGATGGACAATGGAAATAAAGGCAAGGTTGTCCTTGAGGAGCTTCGAATTGGCTTGCAAAAGCTTGGACAGCAGATTCCCGAACCAGATCTTCAAATACTAATGGAAGCG GCTGACGTTGACGGTGATGGCGCTCTAAATTATGGAGAGTTTGTTGCGGTTTCAGTTCATTTGAGAAGAATGGCTAATGACGAGCACTTACATAAAGCATTTTCATTCTTCGATCAAAATGGGAGTGGTTATATTGAAATTGAAGAGCTTCGGAATGCTTTAAATGATGAAGTTGACGCCAATAGTGAGGAAGTCATTAGTGCTATAATGCATGACGTGGACACCGACAAG GACGGGCGCATAAGTTACGAGGAGTTTGCTGCAATGATGAAAGCTGGTACAGATTGGAGAAAAGCATCAAGGCAGTATTCGCGGGAAAGATTTAACAGCCTGAGCTTGAAATTGATGAGGGAAGGCTCCTTACAGTTAACCAACGAGGGTAAATGA
- the LOC133790428 gene encoding uncharacterized protein LOC133790428, with translation MISSHHCSWLKPVSFSSYSPFWEKKGQPSSSSSSSSSYSSGYIVCSLEKDQSQQHFEVDQEKAREALKKLDQQLQSLSQKQLRSPKIKASDVKLTRRVEYEESEVEVVSEFSASFLASTAGLLFLLTIFYNIFFITVVKPSIDIPDQPPTTAIQRDNMS, from the exons ATGATTTCTTCTCACCATTGCTCATGGCTAAAGCCAGTTTCTTTCTCCTCTTATAGCCCATTCTGGGAAAAGAAAGGtcagccttcttcttcttcttcttcttcttcttcatattcTTCTGGTTATATTGTCTGTTCATTAGAGAAAGATCAGTCCCAACAACACTTTGAGGTTGACCAAGAAAAGGCCAGAGAAGCCCTTAAAAAGCTTGACCAACAGCTTCAATCTCTCTCCCAAAAACAACTTCGTTCTCctaaaatcaaag CCTCAGATGTGAAGCTTACAAGAAGAGTAGAATATGAAGAGAGCGAAGTAGAAGTAGTGAGTGAGTTTTCAGCTTCGTTTCTTGCATCCACAGCTGGTCTTCTCTTTCTTCTCACCATTTTCTATAACATTTTCTTTATTACTGTTGTAAAACCATCCATTGATATACCGGACCAACCTCCAACCACAGCTATACAAAGAGATAATATGAGCTAG
- the LOC133790429 gene encoding uncharacterized protein LOC133790429, with amino-acid sequence MDTGAESPESLSEWEQIDSPFSPPHVAGTHVHLQQDHSPDSPSSSSSSSSPTPAVSSSSSTNLRPNEEEARRRPESDSRLAAVKEFKKQLRLRFGILKTDVLGVAAKVCNYRLVAVWRFWSIVSVAGAITAVLLSFIYAKLWRPRWRPRVLPRRRRENNEPLLLLLKEKDEKISQLLVQIAQMNEALSARRRVPVIRVG; translated from the exons ATGGATACGGGCGCCGAATCTCCGGAGTCCTTAAGCGAATGGGAGCAAATCGACTcacctttttctcctcctcacgTGGCCGGAACCCATGTTCATCTACAACAAGACCACTCTCCTGATTcgccatcttcttcttcttcgtcttcttcgCCGACGCCGGCAGTGTCGTCGTCCTCCTCGACCAATTTGAGGCCTAACGAGGAGGAAGCTCGACGGCGGCCTGAATCTGACTCTCGGCTTGCGGCGGTGAAGGAATTCAAGAAGCAATTGAGGTTGCGATTTGGGATTCTGAAGACCGATGTGCTTGGTGTGGCTGCCAAGGTTTGTAATTACAGGTTGGTCGCCGTGTGGAGATTCTGGTCGATTGTGTCCGTGGCCGGAGCGATTACGGCGGTGTTGCTCTCTTTTATATACGCAAAGCTATGGCGGCCGCGATGGAGACCGAGAGTCCTTCCCCGCCGCCGCCGCGAAAATAACGAACCTCTGCTTCTTCTACTCAAAGAGAAAGATGAG AAAATCAGCCAGTTGTTAGTTCAGATTGCGCAAATGAACGAAGCATTATCGGCACGGCGCAGGGTTCCTGTAATTCGAGTTGGTTGA
- the LOC133790431 gene encoding uncharacterized protein LOC133790431, giving the protein MKKSGGAEKKRVRRSSAAVQNGGRDPNSDTPPRKQAAKKDVYQLFSEKVRDHKDLVSRWAVLQETRVEYFRGKDFGGFLRNHPELKDILESDKNAEPEDIGNALLRKNLLVRCDRVVKTLRPGKKKLSTWPAHLEIFPDQVFSENDAFFAWTFVKRRPLWQTLLSFFWPVLTLAICLFPIYPHRCKLIILYSCAGLLLLFMSLLFLRATAFGLLYIVIGKRVWFFPNILAEEATLRELFRFCPKKDEEERPKWTTRLFYALAGVLVILLLRHHAPDEAARARYQKRVSNIIDDVLEWSPTLALSGMMDKQPTMVNDTEPDSSFAGKSQTNPEGAAPVDETGAGSASEQHEAEVTDNKEDTEQHKHHEDM; this is encoded by the exons ATGAAGAAATCGGGTGGTGCAGAGAAGAAGAGGGTTCGGAGGTCGTCGGCGGCTGTCCAAAATGGTGGCAGAGATCCAAACTCTGACACCCCTCCTAGG AAACAAGCTGCGAAAAAGGATGTGTATCAGTTATTTTCGGAGAAAGTGAGGGACCACAAGGATTTGGTATCTAGATGGGCTGTTTTACAGGAGACCCGAGTGGAGTACTTTAGAGGGAAAGATTTTGGTGGGTTTTTGAGGAATCATCCTGAGCTTAAAGATATTCTGGAATCAGATAAGAATGCTGAGCCTGAAGATATTGGCAATGCTTTATTGAGAAAGAATCTTCTTGTGCGTTGTGATCGAGTCGTCAAAACTCTTCGTCCTGGCAAGAAGAAATTGTCTACCTGGCCTGCCCACTTGGAGATCTTCCCT GACCAAGTATTTTCTGAAAATGATGCTTTCTTCGCCTGGACATTCGTTAAAAGGCGGCCTCTTTGGCAGACACTGCTCTCGTTTTTCTGGCCTGTGTTGACTCTGGCAATTTGCTTGTTTCCTATATACCCCCATCGGTGCAAGTTAATAATACTATACTCGTGTGCAGGGCTCCTTCTGCTTTTCATGTCACTGCTCTTTT TGAGGGCTACAGCATTTGGTCTTTTGTATATCGTTATTGGAAAACGTGTTTGGTTCTTCCCCAACATTCTTGCCGAAGAAGCAACATTGCGAGAATTATTCCGTTTCTGTCCTAAGAAAGATGAAGAGGAACGACCGAAGTGGACAACAAGGCTTTTCTACGCTCTAGCAGGGGTTCTTGTCATATTGCTGCTGAGGCACCATGCACCTGATGAGGCTGCTAGGGCCAG GTATCAAAAACGGGTGTCAAACATTATTGATGATGTTCTTGAGTGGTCTCCAACATTGGCTCTATCTGGGATGATGGATAAGCAGCCAACTATGGTTAACGACACTGAGCCTGATAGTAGTTTTGCAGGTAAGAGCCAAACAAACCCGGAAGGGGCAGCTCCCGTTGATGAAACGGGTGCTGGCTCGGCCTCTGAGCAACACGAGGCAGAAGTTACTGATAACAAAGAGGACACAGAACAACATAAACATCACGAGGATATGTGA
- the LOC133790430 gene encoding pentatricopeptide repeat-containing protein At3g57430, chloroplastic-like isoform X1, producing the protein MDIPSARSFKKFSLVPINQFQIADQKDWNLIIKNHTKSNNDHAILTTYTHMESLGISPDKATLPLVLKACARLKAVEKGRKLHFRIRDTSLIRDVRVGTAIVDFYGKCGLVDDAREVFDQMGVKDVVLWNAMIYGYVGCCCFERAIMLFMQMQKEGLKPNSRTVVGLLSACREVCELRLGQEIHGYCLRNGLFDLDPHVGTALIGFYLRFDVRISRYVFDLMAARNTVSWNAIITGYLDMEEHLEACNLFVLLLVEGVEFDPVTVVAVVQASAELGFLKLGAQIHQMAVKSGYRNDMFIVNALLNMYRNCGSLDSSYRLFENVSKRDVALWNSMMKAYIEYGLYDEAVSLFTAMRMEGIREDKRTIAILLSSCSNLADGMRIGKSLLGRVIKSDMEIDTSLGNALLGMYAELNCVKAAQNVFMEMTGRDVVSWNTLIMTLACNRLRGEAWNLFEAMRASEITLNSHTMISILTACDDETYLNIGRAIHGFVIKHGIENDLSLNTALTDMYMNCGNESTAMNLFESYPNRDVISWNALIASFVKNSQGDKAQLLFSHMISEVEPNHVTIINMLSSFTHLAALTKGQSLHAYAMRRQFNFDNNLSLANAFVTMYARCGSMQNAEKVFKILPRRNIITWNALIAGYAMHGRGHDAILAFLQTIEDGLSPNAATFIAVLSACRHCGFVEKGLLLFHSMVHDFKIKPELVHYGCVVDLLCRGGRLSEAREFIESMPIEPDASLWRALLSACRLNSDIKLAATVFEKLVELEPTNAGNYILLSNIYAAVGLWLEVRKIRSLLQEKGLKKSPGLSWIVVQNQVHSFAAGDTSHPLSEKIYANLYSLTDLIRESGYTPDFRWVLYEEED; encoded by the coding sequence ATGGATATACCTTCAGCTCGAAGCTTTAAAAAATTCTCTCTCGTGCCCATTAACCAGTTCCAAATCGCCGACCAGAAAGACTGGAACTTGATCATCAAGAATCATACCAAGTCCAACAATGACCATGCAATTCTCACTACGTATACCCATATGGAATCTCTCGGCATATCACCTGATAAAGCTACTCTACCTCTTGTTCTCAAGGCCTGTGCCAGGCTGAAAGCGGTTGAGAAAGGCAGGAAATTACATTTTCGTATTAGGGACACGAGTTTGATTCGAGATGTTCGAGTTGGAACCGCAATTGTTGACTTCTATGGTAAGTGCGGGCTCGTTGATGATGCCCGTGAGGTGTTCGACCAAATGGGTGTGAAAGATGTTGTTTTGTGGAATGCTATGATATATGGGTATGTTGGGTGCTGTTGTTTTGAGAGGGCAATTATGTTGTTTATGCAGATGCAGAAGGAGGGCCTAAAACCCAATTCACGTACGGTTGTAGGGTTGCTTTCAGCATGTAGAGAGGTTTGTGAATTGAGATTGGGACAGGAGATACATGGCTACTGTTTGAGAAACGGACTGTTTGATTTGGACCCCCATGTGGGAACTGCTTTGATTGGATTCTATCTTAGATTTGATGTAAGAATTTCACGTTATGTGTTTGATTTAATGGCTGCGAGAAATACTGTTAGTTGGAATGCAATAATTACCGGATACCTTGACATGGAAGAGCACTTGGAAGCTTGTAATCTTTTTGTGCTTTTGCTTGTTGAAGGTGTTGAGTTTGATCCGGTTACAGTAGTAGCTGTAGTTCAAGCCTCTGCTGAGCTAGGTTTTCTCAAATTGGGTGCTCAAATCCATCAAATGGCTGTTAAGTCTGGTTACAGAAATGATATGTTCATAGTAAATGCTTTGCTTAACATGTACAGAAATTGTGGAAGTTTAGATTCATCGTATAGGTTATTTGAAAATGTCTCCAAACGTGATGTTGCTTTGTGGAATTCTATGATGAAGGCATACATTGAATATGGCCTTTACGATGAAGCTGTGAGTTTATTCACCGCTATGCGGATGGAAGGCATCAGAGAAGATAAGAGAACTATTGCTATATTGTTGTCTTCATGTTCAAATTTAGCTGATGGGATGAGAATTGGTAAGAGTTTACTTGGTCGTGTGATCAAAAGTGATATGGAAATAGATACTTCTCTTGGAAATGCACTCTTAGGTATGTATGCTGAATTAAATTGTGTCAAAGCTGCCCAAAATGTTTTCATGGAGATGACAGGTCGAGATGTTGTCTCATGGAACACTTTAATTATGACATTGGCTTGCAACAGATTGAGAGGTGAAGCTTGGAACCTATTTGAGGCGATGCGAGCATCGGAAATCACACTCAACTCACACACAATGATATCTATCCTGACTGCTTGTGATGATGAAACCTATCTGAATATTGGGAGAGCAATTCATGGTTTTGTTATAAAACATGGTATTGAAAACGACCTATCTCTGAACACTGCATTAACAGATATGTACATGAATTGTGGTAATGAATCAACAGCTATGAATCTATTTGAGAGTTATCCTAATAGGGATGTGATCTCATGGAATGCCTTAATTGCTAGCTTTGTGAAAAATAGCCAAGGTGATAAAGCTCAATTACTTTTCAGCCATATGATTTCAGAAGTGGAACCTAACCATGTCACCATTATAAACATGCTTTCGTCATTTACACATCTTGCGGCTCTCACTAAAGGCCAAAGCTTGCATGCTTATGCAATGAGGAGACAGTTCAATTTTGACAACAATTTGTCTCTTGCAAATGCATTTGTGACAATGTATGCAAGATGTGGCAGTATGCAAAATGCTGAGAAAGTCTTCAAAATTTTACCAAGGAGAAATATCATCACATGGAATGCCTTGATAGCTGGCTATGCTATGCATGGTCGTGGACATGATGCTATTCTTGCGTTCTTACAGACGATAGAAGACGGTTTGAGCCCAAATGCTGCAACTTTCATTGCTGTTCTATCTGCTTGCAGACATTGTGGATTTGTAGAGAAGGGATTGCTGCTTTTTCACTCAATGGTTCATGATTTCAAGATAAAACCTGAGCTTGTTCACTATGGTTGTGTGGTTGATCTTCTTTGCCGTGGAGGTCGGTTAAGTGAAGCTAGAGAATTTATCGAATCCATGCCTATTGAACCAGATGCATCACTGTGGAGGGCTTTGCTTAGTGCTTGTCGGCTTAATTCCGACATAAAGTTAGCTGCAACTGTCTTTGAGAAACTCGTTGAATTAGAACCCACGAATGCTGGAAATTACATATTGCTATCTAATATCTATGCCGCAGTTGGTCTTTGGCTAGAAGTGAGGAAGATAAGGTCGTTGCTCCAAGAAAAGGGATTAAAAAAGTCCCCGGGATTAAGTTGGATTGTTGTTCAGAATCAAGTGCACTCTTTTGCTGCCGGCGACACATCACATCCTCTTTCAGAAAAAATCTATGCAAATCTGTATTCTTTAACGGACTTAATCAGAGAAAGTGGATATACTCCTGATTTCAGATGGGTTTTATATGAAGAAGAGGATTAG
- the LOC133790430 gene encoding pentatricopeptide repeat-containing protein At3g57430, chloroplastic-like isoform X2: MFELEPQLLTSMMQKEGLKPNSRTVVGLLSACREVCELRLGQEIHGYCLRNGLFDLDPHVGTALIGFYLRFDVRISRYVFDLMAARNTVSWNAIITGYLDMEEHLEACNLFVLLLVEGVEFDPVTVVAVVQASAELGFLKLGAQIHQMAVKSGYRNDMFIVNALLNMYRNCGSLDSSYRLFENVSKRDVALWNSMMKAYIEYGLYDEAVSLFTAMRMEGIREDKRTIAILLSSCSNLADGMRIGKSLLGRVIKSDMEIDTSLGNALLGMYAELNCVKAAQNVFMEMTGRDVVSWNTLIMTLACNRLRGEAWNLFEAMRASEITLNSHTMISILTACDDETYLNIGRAIHGFVIKHGIENDLSLNTALTDMYMNCGNESTAMNLFESYPNRDVISWNALIASFVKNSQGDKAQLLFSHMISEVEPNHVTIINMLSSFTHLAALTKGQSLHAYAMRRQFNFDNNLSLANAFVTMYARCGSMQNAEKVFKILPRRNIITWNALIAGYAMHGRGHDAILAFLQTIEDGLSPNAATFIAVLSACRHCGFVEKGLLLFHSMVHDFKIKPELVHYGCVVDLLCRGGRLSEAREFIESMPIEPDASLWRALLSACRLNSDIKLAATVFEKLVELEPTNAGNYILLSNIYAAVGLWLEVRKIRSLLQEKGLKKSPGLSWIVVQNQVHSFAAGDTSHPLSEKIYANLYSLTDLIRESGYTPDFRWVLYEEED; the protein is encoded by the exons ATGTTCGAGTTGGAACCGCAATTGTTGACTTCTATG ATGCAGAAGGAGGGCCTAAAACCCAATTCACGTACGGTTGTAGGGTTGCTTTCAGCATGTAGAGAGGTTTGTGAATTGAGATTGGGACAGGAGATACATGGCTACTGTTTGAGAAACGGACTGTTTGATTTGGACCCCCATGTGGGAACTGCTTTGATTGGATTCTATCTTAGATTTGATGTAAGAATTTCACGTTATGTGTTTGATTTAATGGCTGCGAGAAATACTGTTAGTTGGAATGCAATAATTACCGGATACCTTGACATGGAAGAGCACTTGGAAGCTTGTAATCTTTTTGTGCTTTTGCTTGTTGAAGGTGTTGAGTTTGATCCGGTTACAGTAGTAGCTGTAGTTCAAGCCTCTGCTGAGCTAGGTTTTCTCAAATTGGGTGCTCAAATCCATCAAATGGCTGTTAAGTCTGGTTACAGAAATGATATGTTCATAGTAAATGCTTTGCTTAACATGTACAGAAATTGTGGAAGTTTAGATTCATCGTATAGGTTATTTGAAAATGTCTCCAAACGTGATGTTGCTTTGTGGAATTCTATGATGAAGGCATACATTGAATATGGCCTTTACGATGAAGCTGTGAGTTTATTCACCGCTATGCGGATGGAAGGCATCAGAGAAGATAAGAGAACTATTGCTATATTGTTGTCTTCATGTTCAAATTTAGCTGATGGGATGAGAATTGGTAAGAGTTTACTTGGTCGTGTGATCAAAAGTGATATGGAAATAGATACTTCTCTTGGAAATGCACTCTTAGGTATGTATGCTGAATTAAATTGTGTCAAAGCTGCCCAAAATGTTTTCATGGAGATGACAGGTCGAGATGTTGTCTCATGGAACACTTTAATTATGACATTGGCTTGCAACAGATTGAGAGGTGAAGCTTGGAACCTATTTGAGGCGATGCGAGCATCGGAAATCACACTCAACTCACACACAATGATATCTATCCTGACTGCTTGTGATGATGAAACCTATCTGAATATTGGGAGAGCAATTCATGGTTTTGTTATAAAACATGGTATTGAAAACGACCTATCTCTGAACACTGCATTAACAGATATGTACATGAATTGTGGTAATGAATCAACAGCTATGAATCTATTTGAGAGTTATCCTAATAGGGATGTGATCTCATGGAATGCCTTAATTGCTAGCTTTGTGAAAAATAGCCAAGGTGATAAAGCTCAATTACTTTTCAGCCATATGATTTCAGAAGTGGAACCTAACCATGTCACCATTATAAACATGCTTTCGTCATTTACACATCTTGCGGCTCTCACTAAAGGCCAAAGCTTGCATGCTTATGCAATGAGGAGACAGTTCAATTTTGACAACAATTTGTCTCTTGCAAATGCATTTGTGACAATGTATGCAAGATGTGGCAGTATGCAAAATGCTGAGAAAGTCTTCAAAATTTTACCAAGGAGAAATATCATCACATGGAATGCCTTGATAGCTGGCTATGCTATGCATGGTCGTGGACATGATGCTATTCTTGCGTTCTTACAGACGATAGAAGACGGTTTGAGCCCAAATGCTGCAACTTTCATTGCTGTTCTATCTGCTTGCAGACATTGTGGATTTGTAGAGAAGGGATTGCTGCTTTTTCACTCAATGGTTCATGATTTCAAGATAAAACCTGAGCTTGTTCACTATGGTTGTGTGGTTGATCTTCTTTGCCGTGGAGGTCGGTTAAGTGAAGCTAGAGAATTTATCGAATCCATGCCTATTGAACCAGATGCATCACTGTGGAGGGCTTTGCTTAGTGCTTGTCGGCTTAATTCCGACATAAAGTTAGCTGCAACTGTCTTTGAGAAACTCGTTGAATTAGAACCCACGAATGCTGGAAATTACATATTGCTATCTAATATCTATGCCGCAGTTGGTCTTTGGCTAGAAGTGAGGAAGATAAGGTCGTTGCTCCAAGAAAAGGGATTAAAAAAGTCCCCGGGATTAAGTTGGATTGTTGTTCAGAATCAAGTGCACTCTTTTGCTGCCGGCGACACATCACATCCTCTTTCAGAAAAAATCTATGCAAATCTGTATTCTTTAACGGACTTAATCAGAGAAAGTGGATATACTCCTGATTTCAGATGGGTTTTATATGAAGAAGAGGATTAG